In Pseudomonas resinovorans NBRC 106553, a single genomic region encodes these proteins:
- a CDS encoding conjugal transfer protein TraG N-terminal domain-containing protein: MDFTIYTTGSAEFLEIMLNACAMITGSGDAEDLARIGALIGLFLLAFQAVFNNQAITFGKAGLVLVLYMMFYGPTATTVIEDTVSSQVRVVDNVPLGPAFVGSVISTVAYGITKTTEQAFSTPSMTDYGLFSSLSTLSKVRDALRNPMALDGFQNYRKSDGWDLPRSVNEYMTFCSLNPVALRTDKTLTDLYRSPGWAQVLSNQTSSMFIYVYDGTAGTMKSCAEARSFLNAHLQNVYTDVLEDILQKGFSEEVKTNRMTTGIQVQAATDQAIQSLALSSKSAQDYVLTSLIAPIFNDSRVDAMNHWQEQRAAMALRESLNQQEIQWAGKGDSFKHYMRPMIAFFEGMLYAMTPFLAFALLLGGPGLSILGKYLVLPLAVGLWMPLLSIVNAFTLWYAGSQMEAVFNGYDPTGSGFAMLQLMDIDKAIGKALGIGGLLAASVPPLALFIVSGSAMVANSIMSQMTAGEKFKSEDVNPRSQESAPVLSTNASFTSDQVGAGVAKTGSPQLAETISSEQAASAVVQSASMASQTATSQYQESLKAAGQQLNSSATGRQALAQIGENLSAGSVLSSNASYNEAKESLRSLGLSESSLNQATSNAAMGISTPLGGMKRSDNTSADTMTQESKAKAEKALAQLTQSVQATDSSTLTFATGDAFSSSALAQQSASNTDEIGKTRSSALQAQQTYSQASAQQDSIKAGQSLNLRDAGVKALTRGLGRNETALALEKMAGQTESGKDLYKQAFGSQSIQDMSKDTSERRAMAAIRAINQDGRLGDLLMSQYNPFDFNVNQGDANSNAGLTSSAAKATAGTDAIAGKLDAKWNSNAGAYANSNDMNASGYQATKEDGATVIGQRNSENMQPVIDANSQNQDHVDNRSSQAAYDTLAARGQAASQGTNLGNIVANGANAAFTGINTIAGAFRSGSDSEKLENYYDIGIKQGLKPEEAQYFAAKATGEFGSAEGDAYRELNGYYRSQGIRDDNYIAGAITAIDDAAKAPESGSYPTLTALADSRDAVQYQAYQGPSNEDVPQVPTPATAPQPARSAPPPAPSPSSAGATNHKPQRPTGINAD; the protein is encoded by the coding sequence ATGGACTTCACTATCTACACCACAGGCAGCGCCGAGTTCCTTGAGATCATGCTCAATGCCTGCGCAATGATCACAGGCAGCGGTGACGCAGAAGATCTTGCCCGTATTGGCGCGCTGATAGGTCTTTTTCTGTTGGCTTTCCAAGCAGTTTTTAATAACCAGGCCATTACCTTCGGAAAGGCGGGCCTTGTGCTCGTCCTTTACATGATGTTCTACGGGCCTACAGCCACCACTGTTATCGAGGATACGGTGTCGTCGCAGGTGCGGGTGGTGGACAACGTGCCTCTTGGCCCTGCCTTTGTCGGCTCAGTCATCTCAACGGTGGCCTACGGCATCACCAAAACCACGGAGCAAGCGTTCTCTACTCCGAGCATGACCGACTATGGGCTGTTCTCGAGTCTGAGTACGTTGTCGAAGGTGCGCGATGCTCTTCGGAACCCGATGGCACTGGACGGTTTTCAAAACTACCGAAAGTCTGATGGGTGGGATCTGCCCCGATCGGTAAACGAGTACATGACATTCTGTTCGCTAAACCCTGTCGCGCTGAGAACGGATAAGACCCTGACTGACTTGTACCGTTCTCCCGGCTGGGCTCAGGTGCTCTCAAATCAGACATCATCGATGTTCATCTATGTCTACGACGGTACCGCCGGCACCATGAAGAGCTGTGCAGAGGCCAGGTCGTTTCTCAACGCGCATTTGCAAAACGTCTACACAGACGTGCTGGAGGACATTCTTCAGAAAGGATTCAGCGAAGAAGTCAAAACCAATCGAATGACCACCGGTATACAGGTTCAAGCTGCTACAGACCAGGCAATTCAAAGTCTGGCACTCAGTAGCAAGTCGGCTCAGGACTACGTTTTGACTTCGCTAATAGCCCCGATTTTTAACGACTCTCGTGTCGACGCCATGAACCATTGGCAAGAACAAAGGGCTGCAATGGCTCTCCGTGAATCGCTCAACCAGCAAGAAATTCAATGGGCGGGGAAGGGCGACAGCTTCAAGCATTACATGAGGCCGATGATCGCCTTCTTCGAGGGCATGCTCTATGCGATGACGCCGTTCTTGGCCTTTGCTCTACTCCTGGGTGGGCCTGGCCTTTCTATCCTCGGCAAGTATCTCGTGTTGCCGTTGGCCGTTGGGTTGTGGATGCCGCTGTTAAGTATCGTCAATGCTTTTACCCTCTGGTATGCCGGTTCCCAGATGGAGGCCGTATTCAATGGATACGATCCGACTGGATCTGGTTTTGCAATGCTTCAACTCATGGACATTGATAAGGCGATCGGCAAGGCTCTCGGTATCGGCGGCTTGCTCGCCGCTTCTGTGCCGCCTTTGGCTCTTTTCATCGTTTCTGGCTCAGCCATGGTTGCGAATAGCATCATGAGCCAAATGACAGCTGGCGAAAAATTCAAGTCCGAAGACGTGAATCCTCGATCTCAGGAGAGCGCACCTGTTCTAAGTACCAATGCTTCGTTCACTTCTGACCAGGTAGGGGCCGGCGTTGCTAAAACAGGTAGCCCGCAACTGGCAGAAACCATCAGCAGCGAACAAGCAGCAAGCGCTGTTGTGCAGAGCGCGAGCATGGCATCTCAAACGGCAACCTCTCAGTACCAAGAAAGCCTCAAGGCAGCTGGTCAACAACTCAACTCATCGGCCACAGGGCGGCAAGCACTTGCGCAGATCGGCGAAAACCTTTCGGCAGGTTCGGTCCTCAGTTCGAATGCATCTTACAACGAGGCAAAAGAGTCCCTGCGGAGCCTCGGCCTATCCGAGTCTTCGCTGAATCAGGCCACGTCCAACGCCGCAATGGGTATTTCTACGCCGCTTGGCGGCATGAAGCGGTCGGATAACACCTCGGCCGACACCATGACTCAGGAAAGCAAAGCCAAGGCGGAGAAAGCACTTGCCCAACTTACGCAGTCTGTCCAGGCAACCGATTCGAGCACATTGACCTTCGCGACGGGCGATGCCTTCTCAAGTAGCGCGTTGGCACAGCAGAGCGCATCGAACACAGACGAGATCGGGAAAACCCGTTCGAGCGCCCTTCAGGCGCAACAGACCTATAGCCAGGCATCTGCGCAACAAGATTCGATCAAGGCCGGTCAATCACTTAACCTTAGAGACGCCGGCGTCAAAGCGCTCACTCGCGGTCTCGGCCGCAATGAAACCGCGCTGGCGCTCGAGAAAATGGCAGGACAAACAGAGTCAGGTAAAGATCTGTACAAACAAGCCTTCGGTAGCCAGAGCATCCAGGATATGTCGAAAGACACGAGCGAGCGTCGAGCGATGGCAGCGATTCGTGCGATCAATCAGGACGGACGCCTTGGTGATCTGTTGATGAGTCAATACAACCCGTTCGATTTTAACGTCAACCAAGGAGATGCAAACTCGAACGCTGGTCTCACAAGCAGTGCCGCCAAGGCCACTGCCGGCACCGACGCCATCGCTGGCAAGCTTGATGCAAAATGGAATTCAAATGCTGGGGCCTATGCAAACTCAAATGACATGAATGCCAGTGGCTATCAAGCTACGAAGGAGGATGGCGCTACGGTTATTGGGCAGCGAAATTCTGAGAACATGCAGCCAGTGATTGATGCTAATTCGCAGAATCAGGATCACGTGGATAACCGTTCCTCCCAAGCTGCATATGACACCCTGGCAGCAAGGGGGCAAGCTGCAAGCCAAGGTACGAATCTGGGCAACATTGTAGCTAATGGCGCGAATGCGGCCTTTACAGGGATCAATACGATTGCTGGAGCCTTCCGCAGCGGCTCCGATAGTGAAAAGCTCGAAAACTATTACGACATCGGTATCAAACAAGGGTTGAAGCCCGAGGAAGCACAATACTTTGCCGCCAAGGCTACTGGTGAGTTTGGATCGGCCGAGGGTGATGCCTATCGAGAGCTGAATGGTTACTATCGTAGCCAAGGCATCCGGGATGATAACTACATCGCAGGGGCTATTACTGCGATCGATGATGCTGCCAAGGCCCCTGAAAGCGGTTCCTATCCCACCCTGACGGCGCTGGCGGATTCAAGGGATGCCGTGCAGTACCAGGCGTACCAGGGCCCTTCGAATGAGGATGTTCCTCAAGTTCCAACACCGGCTACAGCCCCACAACCAGCCAGATCCGCTCCGCCACCTGCACCGTCGCCATCCTCGGCGGGAGCCACAAACCACAAACCTCAGCGACCGACAGGGATCAACGCTGACTAG
- a CDS encoding transglycosylase SLT domain-containing protein, with translation MFNIRASSFVAVYACIAIFNSASANANGFSLKGTMWERASMATACKPDPLLLYSLALNESKTSAGQGMVAPHPFALRNAPSGALYPKTYMAAKVVLGKYIAEDILTDIGIMQINYRWNGNRVASPELLLDPEVNIRIGAQILCESIAQYPVDMQLAIGGYHTRNPKRELDAREYASNVLRIWRSLQRLK, from the coding sequence ATGTTTAATATCCGTGCCAGCTCCTTTGTTGCTGTCTATGCATGCATTGCAATATTTAATTCAGCAAGCGCAAACGCTAATGGATTTTCATTAAAAGGGACAATGTGGGAGCGAGCCTCAATGGCCACCGCATGCAAACCGGACCCATTGCTTCTATATTCACTGGCCCTGAATGAATCTAAAACTTCTGCCGGACAAGGGATGGTTGCACCACACCCATTTGCGCTTCGGAACGCGCCTAGTGGTGCCCTGTACCCTAAAACCTATATGGCTGCCAAGGTTGTACTCGGCAAATATATTGCCGAAGACATTCTTACCGATATAGGGATTATGCAAATAAATTATCGCTGGAATGGCAATCGAGTAGCAAGCCCAGAGCTTCTTCTTGACCCTGAAGTAAACATTCGGATCGGTGCCCAGATACTTTGCGAGTCGATTGCGCAATACCCTGTCGATATGCAACTAGCCATCGGTGGCTACCATACACGAAACCCAAAACGTGAACTTGACGCACGTGAGTATGCGAGTAATGTGCTCAGAATTTGGCGTTCACTACAGCGTTTAAAGTAA
- a CDS encoding ParM/StbA family protein: protein MGNALGLDIGYSNVIGVFGSGDGQPESIIRPSQAAPLSVLPGDSGLRPGEVIVEVDGAPWVAFAAPGRVQDGRELHEDYTSSHAYEALFKGALLHAAGDKDVIDCLVTGLPVSQARDKPYVEALIKRMTGTHRITPKREVTVKRVEVVAQPIGTLTEIYCNSDASEVIEESVSIIIDPGFFSVDWVVFDHRELVVNSSSSSLKAMSVVLEACNEEIAKDHGGIPGVEKIEHALQSGKSYILIYGRKVELAEYLERAAERVIPSVFTEIKQGLRFLKGRAIDCVILGGGGASLYEPFARKEFPDALVVKPVNSVKSNAEGFWHIARS, encoded by the coding sequence ATGGGTAACGCCTTAGGTCTGGATATTGGTTACAGCAACGTCATTGGCGTTTTTGGCAGTGGCGATGGGCAACCGGAGTCGATTATTCGTCCCTCGCAGGCCGCTCCCTTGAGCGTTCTGCCTGGGGATTCTGGGTTACGCCCTGGTGAAGTAATCGTTGAAGTTGATGGCGCGCCCTGGGTGGCATTTGCCGCGCCCGGCCGAGTTCAGGATGGACGAGAGCTGCACGAGGATTACACTTCCTCGCACGCCTATGAGGCCCTATTTAAAGGTGCTCTGCTGCATGCGGCCGGTGATAAAGACGTGATTGACTGCTTAGTAACTGGCCTTCCTGTCTCGCAGGCTCGCGATAAGCCCTATGTTGAAGCCCTGATAAAGCGTATGACCGGGACGCATCGGATTACGCCCAAGCGAGAGGTTACGGTTAAGCGAGTAGAGGTTGTTGCTCAGCCTATCGGGACTCTGACGGAGATTTACTGCAACTCAGATGCTTCGGAGGTTATTGAGGAGTCAGTTTCAATCATTATTGATCCGGGTTTTTTCAGTGTTGATTGGGTGGTATTTGACCATCGCGAACTGGTAGTCAACTCCAGCAGCAGCAGCCTCAAAGCTATGTCTGTTGTACTTGAAGCGTGCAACGAAGAAATTGCGAAGGATCATGGCGGTATTCCTGGTGTAGAAAAGATCGAACATGCGCTCCAGTCGGGTAAATCTTACATCCTGATCTATGGCCGCAAAGTTGAGCTTGCTGAATATCTCGAGCGCGCTGCCGAGCGTGTTATCCCATCCGTCTTCACCGAGATCAAACAAGGACTTCGATTCCTGAAGGGGCGTGCTATCGACTGTGTAATTCTCGGCGGTGGGGGAGCCTCATTGTATGAGCCATTTGCTCGAAAAGAATTTCCCGATGCTTTGGTAGTCAAGCCCGTGAATAGCGTAAAAAGCAATGCCGAAGGTTTCTGGCATATAGCACGCTCTTAA
- the mobI gene encoding conjugative transfer protein MobI(A/C) — translation MNPPSEAPKHPAVAELDRVYSSLVGRAEELRDSFFQTALSQHAGKPGHIPIVIRIRQSSPNAVTIEWAKVILPRLKEGEAKKPRVIRTINKGQGSKYPVSSFSFVKEPLKNIVRAYEIQLAEIRETCSVIQRVRRQLVPAVKKAGVVDGSIAAFITQDYPAASD, via the coding sequence ATGAACCCACCTTCTGAAGCCCCCAAGCATCCAGCAGTAGCGGAGCTCGATCGCGTCTATTCCAGCCTTGTCGGCCGAGCCGAGGAGCTGCGCGACTCTTTCTTCCAGACAGCCCTTTCTCAGCACGCAGGCAAGCCTGGGCATATACCGATCGTGATCCGTATACGGCAATCCAGCCCGAATGCAGTCACCATCGAATGGGCGAAAGTGATTTTGCCAAGGCTCAAGGAAGGCGAAGCCAAGAAACCGCGGGTCATCCGCACGATCAACAAGGGTCAAGGAAGCAAGTACCCGGTCTCGTCGTTCTCGTTCGTGAAGGAGCCCTTGAAGAACATCGTTCGGGCCTACGAAATCCAGCTCGCCGAGATCCGGGAAACATGCTCAGTCATTCAGCGAGTCCGCCGTCAGCTTGTCCCTGCGGTGAAGAAAGCTGGCGTAGTTGATGGCTCTATTGCTGCGTTCATCACTCAGGATTACCCCGCAGCGTCCGACTGA
- a CDS encoding DUF2786 domain-containing protein has product MSECAIADMDKRARALGRIKKCFALAKSSNPHEAEAAMRQARKLMDKFKLEVGDVRATQAEEFSLRIGKAKSVPPQWIRMLSMTVSKAFGCVSFYSYGPNGQSLIFIGEIGSAEMSAYAYEVLIRQLKDSKRKYLSGVSVQGAVQRRRAGVMYAEAWIIGVHKRVEEFAGVTEEGERAIHAYTQRHYPGVPITKMKRRKLDMGAYRAYIQGKRDGESVSLHKPMGREEHMLLE; this is encoded by the coding sequence GTGAGTGAGTGCGCAATTGCAGACATGGATAAGCGCGCTCGCGCACTAGGCAGAATCAAGAAATGTTTTGCGCTCGCAAAATCCAGCAACCCGCATGAGGCCGAAGCAGCAATGCGGCAAGCCCGCAAACTTATGGACAAGTTCAAGCTGGAAGTAGGCGATGTGCGTGCTACCCAGGCGGAGGAATTCTCCCTGCGGATCGGTAAAGCCAAAAGCGTTCCGCCACAATGGATTCGCATGTTGTCGATGACTGTCTCAAAGGCGTTCGGCTGTGTGAGTTTCTACAGCTATGGCCCTAACGGGCAGTCGCTGATTTTTATTGGAGAAATCGGTAGCGCTGAAATGTCGGCCTATGCGTATGAGGTGCTTATCCGGCAACTGAAAGACTCCAAGAGAAAATACCTCTCAGGGGTCAGCGTTCAGGGCGCAGTGCAAAGGCGCAGAGCGGGAGTGATGTATGCAGAAGCGTGGATCATCGGCGTACACAAACGAGTAGAGGAATTTGCCGGCGTTACGGAAGAAGGGGAGCGGGCAATCCACGCTTATACCCAGAGACATTATCCTGGTGTTCCGATCACAAAGATGAAACGCCGGAAACTCGATATGGGTGCGTACCGAGCGTACATTCAGGGCAAAAGGGATGGTGAAAGCGTCTCTCTGCACAAACCTATGGGCCGTGAAGAGCACATGCTGTTGGAATGA
- a CDS encoding exodeoxyribonuclease VII small subunit, whose translation MSRDTYEANIAFIDQTVKRLERNEVSIDELETLAREFADARKFCADRLTRIESVVQATLGAEEGQSGERT comes from the coding sequence ATGAGCCGAGACACCTACGAAGCCAACATCGCCTTCATCGACCAGACGGTAAAGCGCCTGGAGCGCAATGAGGTGAGCATCGACGAGCTGGAGACCCTTGCTCGCGAATTTGCGGATGCACGTAAGTTCTGCGCCGACCGGCTTACCCGAATCGAGAGCGTTGTTCAGGCAACCTTGGGCGCTGAAGAGGGTCAGTCCGGTGAACGCACCTGA
- the xseA gene encoding exodeoxyribonuclease VII large subunit produces MNAPDPVEQHLTLSAYLTQIQKAVRAAVPDSSWVIAELSDFKRRPNGHCYMDILESREGAEVAKARCTMFANVAGKVLGEWQQATGGLPQAGMNVLLKVRADFSPQFGFSLMVTGIDPSYTLGDMQAKMQKIIVSLKERQWFDLQRGLPSPGGFWRVAVVAPHEAAGLADFRRDAEQLAAAEVCGFEYFSATFQGRDASDSIRSALRTVHEQHQQQPFDAVCIIRGGGAKSDLAWLNDANLAAWVCRLPVPVFTGIGHEIDECVLDLVAHRRFDTPSKVIGFIKTALMSEASTARAQVERANGMILRLVSGQAPHLDRAWSTFSRRVTETLHREQRQLLQQQSSLDKGRDRLLSQQRMALQLAQDRFSRLGAGLCVAERQRGLFAASRVASLSMALIAKETSRLELASTVFDKTNPLALLGRGFALVRGPGGVIISSAEQARDAGKLDLAFADGHVTADVATPH; encoded by the coding sequence GTGAACGCACCTGATCCGGTTGAGCAGCACCTCACTCTCAGCGCATACCTTACCCAGATCCAGAAGGCTGTCCGTGCTGCGGTACCAGACAGCAGCTGGGTTATTGCGGAACTCAGCGACTTCAAGCGCCGTCCGAACGGCCACTGCTACATGGACATCTTGGAGTCGCGTGAGGGAGCCGAGGTCGCGAAAGCACGGTGCACCATGTTTGCGAACGTCGCCGGCAAGGTACTTGGTGAGTGGCAGCAGGCAACCGGAGGCCTGCCCCAAGCAGGAATGAACGTCCTGCTGAAAGTGAGGGCGGATTTTTCCCCTCAGTTTGGCTTCTCCCTGATGGTCACCGGCATCGACCCGAGCTACACGCTGGGTGACATGCAGGCCAAGATGCAGAAGATCATTGTTTCCCTGAAGGAGCGGCAGTGGTTCGACCTACAGCGGGGACTTCCCTCTCCAGGAGGGTTCTGGCGCGTTGCGGTTGTGGCTCCGCACGAGGCTGCTGGGCTGGCCGATTTTCGGCGTGATGCAGAGCAGTTGGCTGCGGCCGAAGTGTGCGGCTTCGAGTATTTCTCAGCGACGTTCCAGGGGCGTGACGCATCAGACAGCATCCGCTCTGCGTTGCGGACGGTTCATGAGCAACATCAACAGCAGCCATTCGACGCCGTATGCATCATCCGCGGGGGTGGGGCGAAAAGCGATCTGGCCTGGCTCAACGACGCGAACCTTGCGGCTTGGGTCTGCCGTTTGCCTGTTCCGGTATTCACCGGCATTGGGCACGAGATCGACGAATGCGTGCTTGACCTCGTGGCACACCGCCGGTTCGACACACCATCGAAGGTCATCGGGTTCATCAAAACAGCGCTCATGTCTGAGGCCTCAACTGCTCGGGCTCAGGTCGAGCGGGCCAACGGCATGATCTTGCGCCTGGTGTCTGGGCAAGCCCCGCATCTGGATCGCGCTTGGAGCACCTTCAGCCGGCGTGTGACGGAAACGCTCCATAGGGAGCAGCGGCAACTGTTGCAACAGCAAAGCAGCCTCGACAAAGGCCGGGACCGCCTCCTCAGCCAACAGCGCATGGCCCTCCAGCTCGCGCAGGATCGATTTTCAAGGCTCGGGGCTGGCCTGTGTGTAGCTGAGCGCCAAAGGGGGCTGTTTGCCGCCTCGAGGGTGGCTTCCCTGAGTATGGCGCTGATCGCCAAGGAAACTTCGCGTCTGGAGCTTGCATCCACGGTCTTCGACAAGACGAACCCGCTTGCACTGCTCGGGAGAGGATTTGCCTTAGTCCGTGGCCCTGGTGGGGTGATAATCAGCAGCGCCGAGCAGGCTCGCGATGCGGGCAAGCTGGATCTGGCGTTTGCCGATGGCCATGTCACTGCGGATGTGGCGACTCCGCATTGA
- a CDS encoding AAA family ATPase, with protein MTDPVLYIPLLASQADTLVDPSGSARVLLGQWDVAQVASVAVIQNLPALDGKPKSEMLVEKALAELISVGTELSQTHPPGTFSSLIAGRFKRELFERGLALMPRLRLRFLDEEALDAKQFLNGGHWDFNFCAAHTQKLNPLKHSFETPSGKTISLSNQQSRTFRVIHAEPDESIHIQGLAGTGKTHMIERLVDSLSSCRPLVLAFTAVQLQALMQRIGAANVRGMTFGDLANHVLERSFGYYRPGKRASARHQVTPEDIASRLGFGSIGRLSPAQVATACARMVASFCNSTDLALSEQHIPKGLTLEVVDRLVLVGYAQRLWDQTIEPTDQRLQLPLRGYHRIKHMTLLHEAVIGLEFTHIIVDEAHDLSWPLSVFLDRCSQPVITLGDACQRLDGSYYQRASTLRKHEITHSIRAGRQIEGVINPLIDKHPILKLASLEGNNGIETKVIYYDKPEVPTGAVTILVDSEWGLFEWFQRLGSAGATFSLLPGAINTFRRFILDCIGLFHDQVRPTHSALFRYTHWDDLRADMGSKNSSFQRIDRMLSKGYSSSEFEASLLNLDASGTAPLQLGRVMDARNSEIDAVMLAPDLLSQVGPGDRIAASRAFAALYTGGSRARHKLIVPGYLRDWASDMSTAAKAQITPSS; from the coding sequence GTGACCGACCCGGTTCTTTACATCCCACTGCTGGCTTCACAGGCCGATACCTTGGTTGATCCGAGCGGTTCTGCCCGTGTTCTGCTGGGGCAATGGGACGTGGCCCAAGTGGCGTCGGTAGCTGTCATCCAGAATTTACCGGCCCTGGACGGAAAGCCGAAAAGCGAAATGCTCGTTGAGAAGGCCCTGGCCGAGTTGATCTCAGTCGGAACGGAACTGAGCCAAACGCATCCACCTGGTACGTTTTCTAGCCTGATTGCCGGCCGATTTAAGCGAGAGTTGTTTGAGCGAGGGCTGGCGCTTATGCCTAGGCTGCGGCTGCGCTTCCTGGATGAGGAGGCGCTGGACGCGAAGCAATTCCTGAATGGTGGCCACTGGGACTTCAACTTCTGTGCGGCGCACACCCAAAAGCTCAACCCGCTCAAGCATTCGTTCGAAACCCCATCGGGGAAAACAATTTCTCTGTCGAATCAGCAGAGCCGGACGTTTCGCGTTATCCACGCCGAACCCGATGAAAGCATCCATATCCAGGGCCTGGCTGGTACCGGCAAAACCCACATGATCGAACGCTTGGTGGACTCGCTTTCATCATGTCGACCACTCGTGCTGGCGTTCACCGCGGTGCAGCTCCAGGCCCTGATGCAGCGAATCGGAGCCGCGAACGTAAGAGGAATGACGTTCGGAGATCTTGCCAACCATGTGCTTGAGCGAAGTTTTGGTTACTACAGGCCTGGCAAACGGGCATCCGCTCGGCACCAGGTTACCCCGGAAGACATCGCTTCCCGGTTAGGCTTCGGGTCGATCGGTAGGCTCAGCCCTGCCCAAGTAGCCACGGCCTGCGCGAGAATGGTTGCCTCTTTTTGCAACAGTACTGACCTTGCCTTATCAGAGCAGCACATCCCCAAAGGGCTTACCCTCGAAGTCGTAGATCGCTTGGTGCTGGTAGGGTATGCCCAAAGGTTGTGGGACCAGACCATAGAACCTACCGATCAGCGCCTTCAGCTCCCGCTTCGCGGTTATCACCGAATCAAGCACATGACCCTTCTTCACGAGGCGGTCATAGGCCTGGAGTTCACCCACATCATTGTCGACGAAGCGCACGACCTGAGCTGGCCACTCTCTGTATTTCTCGACCGCTGTAGCCAACCCGTGATTACCCTGGGTGACGCATGCCAGCGCCTGGATGGGAGCTACTACCAACGGGCCAGCACACTCCGCAAGCACGAGATCACCCACTCCATTCGCGCCGGCCGGCAGATCGAGGGAGTCATAAACCCCCTCATCGACAAACACCCAATACTGAAATTGGCTTCGCTCGAGGGCAACAACGGCATTGAGACAAAGGTTATCTACTACGACAAGCCAGAGGTTCCCACTGGGGCCGTGACCATCCTGGTTGATTCCGAGTGGGGATTATTCGAGTGGTTTCAGCGCCTGGGGAGCGCTGGCGCGACCTTCAGCTTGCTACCTGGAGCAATCAACACTTTCCGCCGGTTCATTCTCGATTGCATTGGCCTGTTCCATGATCAGGTACGGCCAACCCACAGCGCGCTCTTCAGGTACACCCACTGGGATGATCTCCGGGCGGACATGGGCAGCAAAAATAGTAGCTTTCAGCGCATCGACCGGATGCTCAGTAAGGGCTATAGCTCATCAGAGTTCGAAGCATCGTTACTCAACCTCGATGCGTCAGGGACAGCCCCGCTACAGCTCGGCCGGGTCATGGACGCACGCAATTCAGAGATCGACGCTGTGATGCTCGCACCAGACTTGCTCAGTCAAGTAGGACCTGGTGACCGCATTGCAGCGAGCAGGGCTTTTGCAGCCCTTTACACTGGTGGATCGAGAGCTCGACACAAGCTCATCGTTCCTGGTTATCTCCGAGACTGGGCGTCTGATATGTCCACGGCGGCGAAAGCTCAGATAACCCCATCTTCATGA
- a CDS encoding recombinase family protein — MTSACQSHRFQPDKFSSYDQNPERQLEQTQVSKLFTDKASGKDNQRPQLEALLSFVREGDTVVVHSMDRLARNLDDLRRLVQKLTQRGVRIEFLKEGLVFTGEDSPMANLMLSVMGAFAEFERALIRERQREGIALAKQRGAYRGRKKALSDEQAATLRQRATAGEPKAQLAREFNISRETLYQYLRTDD; from the coding sequence TTGACCTCTGCTTGCCAAAGTCATAGATTTCAGCCTGACAAATTCAGCAGTTACGACCAGAACCCGGAACGCCAACTGGAACAGACCCAGGTGAGCAAGCTGTTCACCGACAAGGCCTCGGGCAAGGATAATCAGCGCCCGCAACTGGAGGCGTTGCTGAGCTTCGTCCGTGAGGGCGACACCGTGGTGGTGCATAGCATGGATCGTCTGGCGCGCAACCTCGATGACCTGCGCCGCCTGGTGCAGAAGCTGACCCAGCGCGGCGTGCGCATCGAGTTCCTGAAGGAGGGCTTGGTGTTCACGGGCGAGGACTCCCCGATGGCCAACCTGATGCTATCTGTGATGGGGGCCTTCGCTGAGTTCGAGCGCGCCTTGATCCGTGAGCGGCAGCGCGAGGGCATCGCCTTGGCCAAGCAGCGCGGCGCGTACCGAGGCCGCAAGAAAGCCCTGTCCGATGAGCAGGCTGCTACCCTGCGGCAGCGAGCGACGGCCGGCGAGCCCAAGGCGCAGCTCGCCCGTGAATTCAACATCAGCCGGGAAACCCTCTACCAGTACCTCCGCACGGACGACTGA